The genomic window GATAGTCCCGGCTACGCCCACTCGATCTCCTGATCGGGCGCGAAGCGCGTGACCTGCCTCCACAACGTCGTCCCCGCGCGATAATGCCCCCGCTGGTACAGGGGCCAGTTCCGCCCCGGCGGGTCAATGTGCACGACCTCGATGCCGCGCCGCACCAGCGTGTACGGGTGCTTCTCGATGATGACCGTGTCCGTGCGCTCCCCGATGGGGAACGTCAGCCGCGCCTCAGCCGCGGATAGCAGTCCTCGGCAGGGCTACTGCCCGCCACATCTTGGCAGGATTACCTGTCGCCCTCCTCGAAGCCACACTCTGATGAGAAGGCGACCTTATCTTCTGCTGGCGGTAGCCCTGGCTGCGATGAGTGCGCACACGCTGCCTGTGCTTGCGCAGGCAGACGTGTCACCCCTCGCCGTCACCCTCGAATTCAAGGACACCCCGCTCCGACAAGCCCTGGAGATGCTCTTTCAGGACAGCGGCCACCGTTTCCAGATCGAGGAAGGCGCAACCGGCGTCGTGAACGCCCTCCTCAACGAGGTGCCCTGGGAGCAGGCGCTGCGGGTCATCCTGGCCTCGCAGGACCTGCGGTCGCGCCGCCAGGGTGACGTTTATTACATCAGCCGGCGGCCGGGGATCGGGGTGACCGCCGACCCGCGGATTGCGCCGGAGGTGGTGCGCGATGTCAAGGAGGCTGCTGATGCGACAGTTGCCTTTTTCCAGGACACCTACGGCCTGGAACTGACGCGTTTTGTGGGGATTATCCTGGTGACTGATAAGGAGGCCTATCGCCAAGCGCTAACGGATACGGTGAAGATGAGCCCCAAGTGGATCGACAGGACGGTGGAGTATTCCGGCGGAATTTCGTGGGGCAATTACGTCGTCAGTCGCAATGTGGGTCTGCATATCACCAGACCGGAACGCCAGCGGGACATTATCCATGAGATTGTTCACCAGTACCAGAGCGACATTGCGGCCTCCGATGCCCGCGGTATATTGACCTGGGTTCGAGAGGGAATGGCCGATGCGATCGCGGCGCAGGTTCTGGACAAGACAGGTTTGAGGACGATGGAAGACGATCGTCAGGGTTGGCTCAGTTTAGCGCGCAAGTACAAAGCGTTTCCCGAGTTCAGCGCTCTCAACGACCTCAACGGATGGTATGCGGCACAGGACCGCTACGGAAGTTGGTGCCCTGATGCCACCGCTTACCTGGCAGTGGACCTCTTGGTTCAGCGGAAGGGGCATGATGCGCTCATCGCTTATCTACGGAGCGCAAAGACGCAGGATGCAGCATCGGCTTTCCAGGATGCCTTTGGCGTGTCGCTGGACGACTTCACCCGCGATTTCGCCGCATACCTGAATGGACTCCTGGCGCGCGGCGGCCCTTCGTCGCGGTAGCGTTCGCCGTCGGACTCCGGCCGAGGGCGGCCAGGCTCCATCCCTTGGAGCATAGGCGCCCCGCCTGTGATTTCCCCCCGGGGAAGGTGCCTGGCTGCGCGCCCCGAAATAGACATACCCGGGCGTACAGCTCCTCGCAATCGCGGCAGCAAACTCACTCGGGGGCGTCGGCGATGACCAAGTTTATCTTCGTGACGGGCGGGGTCGTGAGCTCCATCGGCAAGGGCATCACCACCGCCTGCCTGGGGCGCCTGATGCGTGACCGCGGCTACCGCGTCACCATGCAGAAGATTGACCCCTACCTCAACGTGGACGCCGGCACCATGAACCCCCACCAGCACGGCGAGGTCTTCGTCACCGACGACGGCGCCGAGACCGACCTCGACCTCGGCCACTACGAGCGCTTCGTGGACCTCAGCCTTACCCGCCGCGCCAATGTCACCACCGGCGGGGTTTACGGCAACGTCATCGCCAAGGAGCGCCGCGGCGACTACCTGGGCAAGACGGTGCAGGTCATCCCCCACATCACCAACGAGATCAAGGAGCGCATCTTCGACGCCGCCGAGTGCGACAACGCCGACATCGCCATCATCGAGATCGGCGGTACCGTCGGCGACATCGAGGGGCTGCCCTTCCTGGAGGCCATCCGCCAGATGAAGGGCGACGTGGGAGCGGGCAACATCATGTACATCCACGTCACCCTCATCCCCTTCGTCGGCCCCGCCGGCGAGTCCAAGACCAAGCCCACCCAGCACAGCGTGCGCGAGCTGCGCAGCATCGGCATTCACCCCGACCTGCTCGTCTGCCGCTCGCGCATGCCCCTGTCGGAGGAGATGCGCGAGAAGATCAGCCTCTTCTGCGACGTCCCCCTGGAGGCCGTGATCGAGGGACTGGACACCGATTCCATCTACGAGTTGCCGCTCATCTTCGAGCGCCAGGGCCTGGCGCGCCTGGTGGAGGAGCGGCTTAACCTGGGCGCGCGCGAGCCGGACCACTCCGAGTGGGAGCAGGTGGTGGAGCGCGTGCGCCACCCCG from Armatimonadota bacterium includes these protein-coding regions:
- a CDS encoding CTP synthase → MTKFIFVTGGVVSSIGKGITTACLGRLMRDRGYRVTMQKIDPYLNVDAGTMNPHQHGEVFVTDDGAETDLDLGHYERFVDLSLTRRANVTTGGVYGNVIAKERRGDYLGKTVQVIPHITNEIKERIFDAAECDNADIAIIEIGGTVGDIEGLPFLEAIRQMKGDVGAGNIMYIHVTLIPFVGPAGESKTKPTQHSVRELRSIGIHPDLLVCRSRMPLSEEMREKISLFCDVPLEAVIEGLDTDSIYELPLIFERQGLARLVEERLNLGAREPDHSEWEQVVERVRHPERSCTIALVGKYMVVPDAYISVVEATRHGGIAERAAITIKRVNAEDIVQHGAGALLGDVDGILVPGGFGGRGIEGKMEAITYARENAVPFLGLCLGLHCAVVEFARGCCGRADAHSAEFEPESPHLVIDLLPEQKAITDKGATMRLGAMPMKITPGTLAHRLYAAETAHERHRHRYEVNNDYREELAASGLVMSGVSPDGRLVEMIELPDHPYFIATQFHPEFKSRPNRAHPLFRGLVRAALERKAARADAERQAAR